The DNA sequence AGAACCGCAGCAGTATCTATAACTGTATTGTAGGCGAGGTTGAGATTGAGGAGATTATTGAACCAACTGAATACGACTATCTGGACATTATTCCTTCGCATATTGATCTGGTAGGAGCTGAAGTGGAGATGATTGACATTGAGGACCGTGAGATCCGAATGTTACGCGTGTTGGAAAGTGTAAAAGACAAGTACGACTTTATTATCATTGACTGTTCTCCTTCTCTAGGACTGATTACAGTTAATGCGCTTACAGCAGCAGACTCCGTGATTGTGCCTGTTCAGTGCGAGTTCTTTGCATTGGAAGGGCTAGGTAAACTATTGAGTACAATCAAGATTATCCAATCAAGGTTGAACCCTGATTTGGTGGTGGAAGGAATCTTATTGACGATGTATGACGTACGTCTGCGTTTGTCGAATCAGGTAGTGGAAGAGGTGCGTGAGCACTTCGGTGATTTGGTATTTGATGTGATCATTCCTCGAAATATCAAGCTTAGCGAAGCACCAAGCTTCGGACTTCCTGTAATTGCCCACGATGCGCTAAGCAAAGGTGCTGTAAGTTACCTGAATCTGGCACAGGAAATTATTGACAAGAATCAGATTAAAGCATAACCGAGCCTTTTCACCGGGTGAGGGGATACTGTGAATCATTATGGCTGAGAAGAATACATTGAAAAAAAGGACTTCATTGGGAAAAGGGCTAGGAGCCCTATTGGGGGATTCTGCTCCTGTGAAAAATCACGGAAATGAGGAGAAGAAAGTATCTGCTGTACAACAGCAGGTTGTGGAGAAAATGGACGAAATTCCTGTAGCTGCCATTGAGCGTAACCCTTATCAACCCCGATTGGAGTTTGAGGAGAATGCACTTAGAGAATTGGCAGATTCGATTAGGGTGCAGGGGATTATTCAGCCGATTACAGTTAGAAAAGTAAATGATCACGCTTATCAGCTGATTTCAGGTGAGCGAAGGTTGCAAGCATCAAAGCTGGCTGGACTGGAGAAAATTCCTGCCTATATCCGTGCTGCTTCCGATGTTCAGATGCTTGAAATGGCGCTGATTGAAAATATTCAGCGTGAGGACCTCAACCCTGTTGAGGTAGCGTTGAGTTACCAGCGTTTGATCTCAGAATGTAGTTTGAAGCAAGAAGAGCTTGGGGATCGTGTTGGTAAGAAACGTTCTACCGTGACCAACTACTTGAGATTGCTGAAATTACCGCCTGAAATTCAGGATGGATTGAAAGCTAGAGAAATCTCAATGGGACATGCAAGGGCGGTAGTGAATGTGGAAAGCATCGAATTGCAGTTGGCCCTTTACGAGAAAATTGTAAAGGAAAGCCTTTCAGTAAGGAAGACAGAAGAACTGGTAAGGGATATTATTCAAGGAAAAGACCCTTTGAAAGCCAAGAACAAGGCCAAGGAGGCTAATCCATTGGATTTTGAATTGAGCAGACTTC is a window from the Limibacter armeniacum genome containing:
- a CDS encoding ParB/RepB/Spo0J family partition protein → MAEKNTLKKRTSLGKGLGALLGDSAPVKNHGNEEKKVSAVQQQVVEKMDEIPVAAIERNPYQPRLEFEENALRELADSIRVQGIIQPITVRKVNDHAYQLISGERRLQASKLAGLEKIPAYIRAASDVQMLEMALIENIQREDLNPVEVALSYQRLISECSLKQEELGDRVGKKRSTVTNYLRLLKLPPEIQDGLKAREISMGHARAVVNVESIELQLALYEKIVKESLSVRKTEELVRDIIQGKDPLKAKNKAKEANPLDFELSRLQSGLSSHFGTQVKVAANSKEKGEIKIPYHSKDDLNRILELLKYS
- a CDS encoding ParA family protein, whose protein sequence is MGKIIAIANQKGGVGKTTTAVNLAASFAALEYNTLVVDADPQANSTSGLGFDPKENRSSIYNCIVGEVEIEEIIEPTEYDYLDIIPSHIDLVGAEVEMIDIEDREIRMLRVLESVKDKYDFIIIDCSPSLGLITVNALTAADSVIVPVQCEFFALEGLGKLLSTIKIIQSRLNPDLVVEGILLTMYDVRLRLSNQVVEEVREHFGDLVFDVIIPRNIKLSEAPSFGLPVIAHDALSKGAVSYLNLAQEIIDKNQIKA